Proteins found in one Polyangiaceae bacterium genomic segment:
- the aroF gene encoding 3-deoxy-7-phosphoheptulonate synthase, with protein MLIVMSQGATAAQIEAVCERIRELGYTPNEIPGAVRIAIGITGNKTALDPALFNRLPGVFDAVPVSKPYKLVSREVKPDDTVIQVGNTKIGGGNLTLMAGPCSVESREQVLNTARHVKKHGATVLRGGAFKPRTSPYDFQGLREEGLKLLAEARDETGMPIITEVKDTETLGLVAEYADILQIGARNMQNFSLLEAVGSLGKPVMLKRGMSSTVKEWLMAAEYIVSRGNYEVILCERGIRTFETLTRNTLDLGVVPLLREITHLPVIVDPSHGTGVATAVTPMARAAVAAGVDGVMVEVHPDPAKALSDGPQALTFDMFEALSQDLERVAGVLGQKLA; from the coding sequence ATGCTGATCGTGATGAGCCAGGGCGCCACCGCCGCGCAGATCGAAGCGGTCTGCGAGCGGATCCGGGAGCTCGGCTACACCCCCAACGAGATCCCCGGAGCCGTGCGCATTGCCATCGGCATCACCGGCAACAAGACGGCCCTCGACCCGGCGCTGTTCAACCGACTGCCCGGCGTGTTCGACGCCGTCCCCGTCAGCAAGCCCTACAAGCTGGTGAGCCGGGAGGTGAAGCCGGACGACACCGTGATCCAGGTCGGGAACACCAAGATCGGCGGCGGCAACCTGACGCTGATGGCGGGGCCATGCTCGGTGGAATCGCGGGAGCAGGTGCTGAACACCGCGCGCCACGTGAAGAAGCACGGCGCCACGGTGCTGCGTGGTGGCGCGTTCAAGCCGCGCACGAGCCCGTACGATTTTCAGGGCCTGCGGGAGGAGGGCCTGAAGCTCCTGGCGGAGGCTCGCGACGAGACCGGCATGCCCATCATCACCGAGGTGAAGGATACGGAGACCCTCGGGTTGGTGGCGGAGTACGCCGACATCCTGCAAATCGGCGCCCGCAACATGCAAAACTTCTCGCTGTTGGAAGCCGTGGGCAGCCTGGGCAAGCCGGTGATGCTCAAGCGCGGCATGTCGAGCACGGTGAAGGAGTGGTTGATGGCCGCCGAGTACATCGTGTCGCGAGGCAACTACGAGGTCATCTTGTGCGAGCGCGGCATCCGCACCTTCGAGACCCTGACACGGAACACGCTGGATCTCGGCGTGGTGCCGCTGCTCCGGGAGATCACGCATTTGCCGGTGATCGTGGATCCATCCCACGGCACCGGCGTGGCCACGGCGGTCACGCCCATGGCCCGCGCGGCGGTGGCGGCCGGGGTGGACGGCGTGATGGTCGAGGTCCACCCGGACCCGGCCAAGGCGCTGTCCGATGGCCCTCAGGCCCTCACCTTCGACATGTTCGAAGCGCTGAGCCAGGACCTCGAGCGCGTGGCCGGCGTCCTTGGACAGAAGCTCGCCTGA
- a CDS encoding RNA methyltransferase: MRIDDPLALRLEPYLGVPWSAPWTAEAVIATLEPMVLEERRQRILEVIAGRVGSVTVLMDAPNDPHNGAAVMRTADAFGVQIVHVVPRAEGFFVSSSVAKGTQRWIDTVQHESAEAAVRSLRQQGFELVATHPKGELEPADLAQVKKLCLVLGNEHDGIRDALAQAADRSVRIPMRGFVESLNVSVAAAVLLAAAAGPRPGDLPDRERRLLYARGLYQTVNRAAEVLEASEIPADPASRIPR; this comes from the coding sequence GTGCGCATCGACGACCCCCTGGCCCTGCGTCTGGAACCGTACCTGGGTGTGCCCTGGAGCGCGCCGTGGACGGCGGAGGCGGTGATCGCCACGCTGGAGCCGATGGTGCTCGAGGAGCGGCGCCAGCGGATCTTGGAAGTGATTGCGGGGCGCGTGGGCAGCGTCACGGTGCTGATGGACGCACCCAACGATCCGCACAACGGAGCAGCGGTGATGCGCACGGCGGACGCGTTCGGTGTGCAGATCGTGCACGTGGTGCCTCGCGCGGAGGGCTTCTTCGTGTCGAGCAGCGTGGCCAAGGGCACGCAGCGATGGATCGACACGGTGCAGCACGAGAGCGCCGAAGCCGCCGTGCGCTCTCTCCGACAGCAGGGCTTCGAGCTGGTCGCCACCCATCCGAAGGGCGAGCTCGAGCCGGCGGATCTGGCCCAGGTGAAGAAGCTGTGCCTGGTGCTGGGCAACGAGCACGACGGCATACGCGACGCGCTGGCCCAAGCCGCGGATCGCTCCGTGCGCATCCCGATGCGGGGCTTCGTGGAGAGCCTGAATGTGAGCGTGGCCGCCGCGGTGCTGCTGGCGGCGGCGGCGGGCCCTCGGCCCGGGGACCTGCCCGACCGAGAGCGGCGTTTGCTGTACGCCCGCGGCTTGTACCAGACCGTGAATCGAGCCGCGGAGGTGCTGGAGGCATCGGAAATTCCCGCGGATCCGGCCTCGCGCATCCCCCGGTGA
- a CDS encoding RNA polymerase sigma factor, which translates to MSRSEAQRAIDAVFRIESPRLIGALTRMVKDVGLAEELAQDALVAALSEWPESGVPENPGAWLMTTAKRRAINVLRHRKMAGGKHDEIARDVDAAAEPDIEAHIDDPVRDDLLRLVFIACHPVLSTEARVALTLRLLGGLTSDEIARAFLATEPTIAQRIVRAKRTLAEKNVAFEVPQKHELAERLPSVLEVVYLIFNEGYSATSGDDWMRPTLCADALRLGRVLAELLPDEAEVHGLVALMEIQASRTHARTGPDGEPVLLMEQNRAKWDQLLIHRGLAALERARAKAAQPGPYQLQAAIAACHARALTAEQTDWHAITALYGLLLERVPSPVVALNRAVAVGMALGPEAGLELVDGLVEDGALDRYHLLPAVRADLLMKLERFEEARGELEKAAELTENETERALLTRRAAACSRRTDKPS; encoded by the coding sequence GTGAGCAGGTCGGAAGCCCAGCGCGCGATCGACGCGGTGTTTCGCATCGAGTCGCCGCGCCTGATCGGCGCGCTGACGCGCATGGTGAAGGACGTGGGGCTGGCCGAGGAGCTGGCGCAGGACGCGCTGGTGGCGGCGCTGTCGGAGTGGCCGGAGAGCGGGGTGCCGGAAAACCCCGGCGCGTGGCTGATGACCACGGCGAAGCGCCGCGCCATCAACGTGTTGCGTCACCGCAAGATGGCCGGCGGCAAGCACGACGAAATCGCGCGGGACGTGGATGCGGCGGCGGAGCCCGATATCGAAGCGCACATCGACGACCCGGTGCGGGACGACCTCTTGCGCTTGGTGTTCATCGCCTGCCATCCGGTGCTGTCCACCGAGGCGCGCGTGGCACTCACCTTGAGGCTCCTGGGCGGGCTCACCAGCGACGAGATCGCCCGGGCGTTCCTTGCTACAGAGCCCACCATCGCTCAGCGGATCGTGCGGGCAAAGCGTACCCTCGCCGAGAAGAACGTCGCCTTCGAAGTGCCACAGAAGCACGAGCTCGCCGAGCGGCTGCCGTCGGTGCTCGAGGTGGTGTACCTGATCTTCAACGAGGGCTACTCCGCCACCTCCGGGGACGACTGGATGCGACCGACGCTGTGCGCCGATGCGCTGCGTCTCGGTCGAGTGCTCGCCGAGCTGTTGCCGGACGAGGCGGAGGTTCACGGGCTCGTCGCGCTGATGGAGATCCAAGCGTCGCGCACCCACGCGCGCACCGGGCCTGACGGCGAGCCGGTGCTGCTCATGGAGCAGAACCGCGCGAAGTGGGACCAGCTCCTGATCCACCGCGGGCTCGCGGCCCTGGAGCGAGCCCGGGCCAAGGCGGCGCAGCCGGGGCCGTACCAGCTGCAAGCGGCCATCGCTGCCTGCCACGCGCGAGCGCTCACGGCGGAGCAGACGGACTGGCACGCCATCACGGCGCTCTACGGCCTGCTGTTGGAGCGAGTGCCGTCTCCCGTGGTCGCGCTGAACCGCGCCGTGGCCGTCGGCATGGCGCTGGGGCCCGAGGCGGGGCTCGAGTTGGTGGACGGCCTGGTCGAGGACGGCGCCCTCGACCGCTACCACCTGCTTCCCGCGGTGCGGGCGGACTTGTTGATGAAGCTCGAGCGCTTCGAGGAAGCGCGCGGAGAGCTCGAGAAAGCGGCGGAGCTCACCGAGAACGAGACGGAACGAGCGCTGCTCACGAGGCGCGCCGCGGCGTGCTCGCGGCGGACCGACAAACCCTCGTAG
- the pyrE gene encoding orotate phosphoribosyltransferase — MKRARLLSLLTERSFQRKRVVLASGKESDFFIDCKQTVLTAEGHALVGELMFEALEKLPACKAVAGVALGGCPLASAVSLISHQKGRDLPAFYVRKEKKDHGSAKLVEGDRALSPDLPVALLEDVITTGGSSLKAVEALSAAGAKVVGIVALVDRLEGGREAIEAAGLPLESLFTRNDFMS, encoded by the coding sequence GTGAAGCGCGCGCGACTGCTCTCGCTGCTCACGGAGCGCTCCTTCCAGCGCAAGCGCGTGGTGCTCGCCTCCGGCAAGGAGAGCGACTTCTTCATCGACTGCAAGCAGACGGTGCTCACTGCCGAGGGCCACGCGCTGGTGGGCGAGCTCATGTTCGAAGCCCTCGAGAAGCTGCCCGCGTGCAAGGCCGTGGCCGGCGTCGCCCTCGGCGGCTGCCCCCTCGCCAGCGCCGTCTCGCTCATCAGCCACCAGAAGGGGCGGGACCTGCCGGCCTTCTACGTGCGCAAAGAGAAGAAGGACCACGGCAGCGCCAAGCTGGTGGAGGGCGACCGTGCGCTGTCCCCCGACCTGCCGGTGGCGCTCCTGGAAGACGTGATCACCACCGGAGGCTCCAGCCTCAAGGCGGTGGAGGCGCTGTCCGCCGCGGGAGCCAAAGTGGTCGGCATCGTGGCCCTGGTAGATCGCCTGGAGGGCGGCCGGGAGGCCATCGAAGCCGCCGGTTTGCCCCTAGAATCGCTGTTCACGCGAAACGACTTCATGAGCTGA
- a CDS encoding metallophosphoesterase → MSRRTRFILIAHGLTAAAHAVLALALAAVVTWGWLLAIGVWLLVTLRLHRLAHDVPKPRWVTRLVDEPLFVHWGACFIGTLLLLPGAVALGFGVSLPRVAAAAYLSGLVVSAYAVWIRRRRVRVHRFSVVIPGLPPAFDGFVVAQLSDLHIGSFDRVERGLEWAALASSTEPDVALVTGDLVTAGTAFYRDAAEVVGALRAKQGVWVSMGNHDQWNESELVDALEARGARVLRNEQHVIEREGAALVLAGLGDRYTGRDDLEQTLARRPEGAVTVLLSHYPDFFEAAAERGVELTLSGHTHGGQIGLPGLARRVNIASLTGKHAQGLYRRGSAQLYVNAGLGTTGPPLRLGVAPEIAVITLKTG, encoded by the coding sequence ATGAGCCGCCGAACGCGCTTCATCCTCATCGCGCATGGTCTGACGGCCGCAGCGCACGCCGTTCTGGCGCTCGCGCTCGCGGCCGTCGTGACGTGGGGTTGGCTGCTGGCCATCGGCGTGTGGCTCCTCGTCACGCTGCGCCTGCATCGGCTCGCCCACGACGTGCCCAAGCCCCGCTGGGTCACGCGGCTGGTGGACGAGCCGCTGTTCGTGCATTGGGGCGCGTGCTTCATCGGCACGCTGCTGCTGCTCCCCGGTGCAGTAGCGCTCGGGTTCGGCGTGAGCCTGCCGCGGGTGGCCGCCGCCGCCTATCTGTCAGGGCTCGTGGTGTCCGCCTACGCCGTGTGGATTCGCCGCCGGCGGGTGCGCGTGCATCGCTTTTCGGTGGTGATCCCGGGCTTGCCGCCGGCCTTCGACGGCTTCGTGGTGGCGCAGCTCAGCGATCTCCACATCGGAAGCTTCGACCGCGTCGAGCGCGGCCTCGAGTGGGCGGCGCTGGCGAGCTCCACCGAGCCGGACGTCGCGCTCGTCACCGGGGATCTGGTGACGGCGGGCACGGCCTTCTATCGCGACGCCGCCGAGGTCGTGGGCGCGCTCCGCGCCAAGCAGGGCGTGTGGGTGTCGATGGGCAATCACGATCAATGGAACGAGAGTGAGCTGGTCGATGCCCTCGAAGCTCGTGGCGCCCGCGTGCTGCGCAACGAGCAGCACGTGATCGAGCGCGAAGGCGCCGCGCTGGTGTTGGCGGGGCTCGGAGATCGCTACACCGGTCGAGACGACCTGGAGCAGACCCTCGCGCGCCGTCCCGAGGGCGCCGTCACGGTGCTCTTGTCCCACTACCCCGACTTCTTCGAAGCGGCCGCCGAGCGGGGCGTGGAGCTCACGCTCTCGGGCCACACTCACGGCGGACAGATCGGCCTGCCGGGACTCGCGCGCCGCGTGAACATCGCGAGCCTGACGGGCAAGCACGCGCAGGGGCTCTATCGCCGCGGCTCGGCTCAGCTGTACGTGAACGCGGGCCTGGGTACCACGGGGCCGCCGCTCCGGTTGGGCGTTGCTCCGGAGATCGCCGTCATCACCTTGAAAACGGGCTGA
- the trxA gene encoding thioredoxin: MASEKVHVFNDVNFDQEVLKSDKPVLVDFTATWCGPCKALAPIVDQVATEMDGEIKVGKLDVDESPITAGKYGVRGVPTVMVFKNGERAAQHVGLTTKAKLKELVSV, from the coding sequence ATGGCATCCGAAAAAGTGCACGTATTCAACGACGTCAACTTCGATCAAGAAGTGCTGAAGAGCGACAAGCCCGTGCTGGTCGACTTCACCGCCACCTGGTGCGGCCCCTGCAAGGCCCTCGCGCCCATCGTGGATCAGGTCGCGACCGAGATGGACGGAGAGATCAAGGTCGGAAAGCTGGACGTGGACGAGTCCCCCATCACCGCGGGCAAGTATGGCGTGCGTGGCGTGCCCACCGTCATGGTGTTCAAGAACGGCGAGCGGGCGGCGCAGCACGTTGGGCTGACCACCAAGGCCAAGCTCAAGGAGCTAGTCAGCGTCTGA
- a CDS encoding polymer-forming cytoskeletal protein translates to MARHSSDVSVLGADSRVTGRISGEGALRVEGTLSGDVQVTGKVEVLPGATVEGDISAESLDLSGSLSGDASCQGPIWVRAGATVKGDLRGSSVAIEAGSSVDVRLDTDFTLDLGSTGRRR, encoded by the coding sequence ATGGCGAGGCACAGCTCGGACGTCAGCGTGCTGGGGGCCGATTCTCGGGTCACCGGCCGAATCAGCGGTGAAGGCGCGCTTCGCGTCGAGGGCACCCTCAGCGGTGACGTACAGGTCACCGGCAAGGTAGAGGTTCTGCCCGGCGCGACGGTAGAGGGCGACATCAGCGCCGAGTCTCTGGACCTGTCCGGCTCGCTTTCGGGGGACGCGAGCTGTCAGGGTCCAATCTGGGTCCGCGCCGGAGCGACGGTCAAAGGTGACCTGCGTGGCTCCAGCGTGGCCATCGAAGCCGGCTCCTCGGTGGACGTTCGGCTGGATACGGATTTCACCCTCGACCTGGGATCCACTGGACGCCGCCGCTGA
- a CDS encoding polymer-forming cytoskeletal protein, with amino-acid sequence MAAAASIIAEGSVVRGNVRGKGSIEIRGRVEGDVEVDGDVALGEGSGVDGNVSGAQIVVAGQVAGDLRGTEAVLLERGARVVGDLVAPRIGIAEGALVRGQVRTEGDAPAPRRANVAPARRVAPEPPKQRPAPAVPAAPAAKPAPAPKAEAAPEKPKPAERKDGPPAPVVPALGKGVRGKKKRTKRT; translated from the coding sequence ATGGCAGCCGCAGCATCCATCATTGCAGAAGGCAGCGTCGTCCGCGGAAACGTCCGCGGAAAGGGCTCGATCGAGATCCGCGGGCGCGTGGAAGGCGACGTGGAGGTCGACGGTGACGTGGCCCTGGGCGAAGGCTCCGGGGTGGACGGCAACGTGAGCGGCGCGCAGATCGTGGTGGCCGGCCAGGTCGCGGGAGATCTGCGCGGAACGGAAGCCGTGCTGCTCGAACGCGGCGCCCGCGTGGTCGGGGATCTCGTCGCGCCGCGCATCGGCATCGCGGAAGGCGCGCTGGTGCGCGGCCAGGTCCGCACCGAAGGGGACGCCCCTGCGCCCCGGCGGGCGAACGTCGCGCCGGCACGCCGCGTGGCCCCCGAACCGCCCAAGCAACGACCGGCCCCGGCGGTGCCCGCGGCCCCCGCGGCCAAACCCGCGCCCGCTCCCAAGGCGGAAGCCGCGCCCGAGAAGCCGAAGCCCGCAGAGCGCAAGGATGGCCCGCCGGCCCCGGTGGTGCCCGCCTTGGGCAAGGGCGTGCGCGGAAAGAAGAAGCGGACCAAGCGAACGTGA
- a CDS encoding polymer-forming cytoskeletal protein, which yields MAGTVIGDGLTIEGEITGDDEVVVHGTVRGTLTSSGPVSVASTGVVEADVSASSLSVAGQVTGNATARDRVDIQAGGRLVGDVKAARLTIADGASFKGSVDMDV from the coding sequence ATGGCAGGCACGGTGATTGGAGACGGACTCACCATCGAAGGCGAGATCACGGGAGACGACGAGGTGGTCGTGCACGGAACGGTGCGCGGAACCCTGACCTCGTCGGGCCCGGTCTCGGTGGCATCCACCGGAGTGGTGGAAGCGGACGTCAGCGCGAGCTCGCTGAGCGTGGCGGGCCAAGTGACGGGCAACGCCACGGCACGGGATCGCGTGGACATCCAGGCGGGTGGCCGCCTGGTGGGCGACGTGAAAGCAGCTCGACTGACGATTGCAGACGGCGCGTCCTTCAAGGGCAGCGTCGACATGGACGTGTGA